A window from Maribacter dokdonensis DSW-8 encodes these proteins:
- a CDS encoding Gfo/Idh/MocA family protein — MKRRNFIKASSASLLFTSINPYSYDFFANEKPKKVALIGTGWYGTGDLLRLIQVANVEITALCDVDEHQLNTASQLVAERQKNGKKPKLYADYRTMLQEKKLDIVLIGTPDHWHALTCIEALKHGAHVYVQKPISVDVIEGEAMVAAARKYNKVVQVGTQRKSTPHLVDAKNKIINNGLLGTVGHVDMCCYYHMRANGNPPEQKVPEFFDYEMWTGPAPLRPYDGLPHKRWWRTFREYGNGITGDMCVHMLDTVRWMLDLGWPKRISSHGGIFVDKDGKSNISDTQSAVFEYYDLNCNWQHRTWGNPDDPDYPWAFKIYGSKGVLKGDVMKAEFVPVDGGDTIRFNVLYEKDEYPEDVTEKDIELHAAPATRRHMIDFLNAIENNTKPVADIEQGHISSASCILANLSMDLKRPLTYDPISRTVLNDPEATALLQREYRGDWKHPHPETV; from the coding sequence ATGAAACGACGTAATTTTATTAAAGCTTCTTCGGCATCGCTACTTTTTACTTCTATAAACCCGTATAGCTATGATTTTTTTGCCAATGAAAAACCTAAGAAAGTTGCACTAATTGGCACGGGATGGTATGGCACTGGTGATTTATTACGCCTTATTCAAGTAGCCAACGTTGAAATTACAGCACTGTGCGATGTAGATGAACATCAACTAAATACCGCTTCACAATTAGTTGCCGAACGGCAAAAAAACGGTAAAAAACCAAAATTGTATGCAGATTACAGAACCATGTTGCAAGAAAAAAAATTAGACATTGTCCTTATTGGAACACCCGATCATTGGCATGCCTTAACTTGTATTGAAGCGCTTAAACATGGTGCTCATGTTTATGTTCAAAAACCTATTAGTGTTGATGTAATAGAGGGTGAAGCCATGGTTGCAGCAGCTAGAAAATACAATAAAGTAGTACAAGTGGGCACTCAACGAAAAAGCACACCTCATCTTGTAGATGCTAAAAATAAAATTATAAACAACGGACTTTTAGGTACTGTCGGACATGTAGATATGTGTTGTTATTATCATATGCGTGCCAATGGCAATCCACCAGAACAAAAAGTACCGGAATTCTTCGATTATGAAATGTGGACAGGTCCTGCCCCATTACGCCCTTATGATGGCTTACCTCACAAAAGATGGTGGCGTACATTCAGGGAATATGGAAACGGAATTACCGGAGATATGTGTGTTCATATGCTTGATACCGTTCGTTGGATGCTAGACCTAGGATGGCCCAAAAGAATAAGTTCTCACGGAGGCATTTTTGTTGACAAGGACGGAAAATCGAATATATCTGACACCCAATCTGCCGTATTCGAATATTATGATCTTAATTGTAATTGGCAACATAGAACATGGGGAAACCCAGATGATCCAGACTACCCTTGGGCATTCAAAATCTACGGATCTAAAGGTGTACTTAAAGGCGATGTAATGAAGGCTGAATTTGTACCTGTTGATGGTGGTGACACCATTAGGTTCAACGTGCTTTATGAAAAAGATGAATACCCTGAAGATGTAACCGAAAAAGATATTGAATTACATGCCGCACCAGCCACCCGTAGACATATGATCGATTTTTTAAATGCCATTGAAAACAATACAAAACCTGTTGCAGATATTGAACAAGGGCATATCTCTTCCGCTAGTTGTATTTTGGCCAATTTATCTATGGATCTAAAAAGGCCATTAACCTATGACCCAATAAGCAGAACGGTTTTAAATGATCCTGAAGCAACTGCGTTATTGCAAAGAGAATATCGCGGAGACTGGAAACACCCTCACCCAGAAACAGTTTAA
- a CDS encoding sialate O-acetylesterase, producing MKLRNYLLALCILATSFVKAEISLHGIFTNHMVLQRETSVLLYGWANPNEEFTVFTSWNNEAVKVKTGNDAKWEINVNTPKAGGPYEISFKGESNEITLKDVLIGEVWLCSGQSNMEWSANSNIANKDIEIANANYPNIRLFSVNKRTSTYPQEEISGTWVACTPETMQDFSAVAYFFARNLQKEMNIPIGLIDNAWGATSAEVWTPKSVFDAHSDLVEAHKKVAANKWVTVEKSVLYNGLIAPLTKFKIGGTIWYQGESNTANAESYQKLFTNMITSWRNAWNIDFPFYYAQIAPFKYGQEFAGGVVRDQQRRTLGLKNTGMVMTSDICTIEDIHPLNKQDVGLRLANIALKEHYGFLEDKEIYGPLYKDFTIDGNKVEVHFSHADGLYNKGKKITLFEISNAQGEWFPAKAKLKNETVLVSAKEVKKPTAVRYAWKSTDIATLYNSAGLPASTFKTEKLNDQK from the coding sequence ATGAAGTTACGAAATTACCTGCTCGCGCTTTGCATTTTGGCGACATCCTTTGTAAAAGCTGAAATTTCTTTACATGGCATTTTTACAAATCATATGGTTTTGCAAAGAGAGACCAGTGTGCTGCTGTACGGATGGGCAAATCCAAATGAGGAGTTCACAGTGTTTACTAGTTGGAACAATGAAGCTGTAAAGGTTAAAACGGGCAATGATGCAAAATGGGAGATCAATGTAAATACGCCAAAGGCAGGCGGCCCGTATGAGATTAGCTTTAAGGGTGAAAGCAATGAAATTACATTGAAAGATGTTTTGATCGGTGAGGTGTGGTTGTGTTCCGGGCAAAGTAATATGGAGTGGAGTGCAAACAGTAACATTGCAAATAAGGACATAGAAATTGCCAATGCCAATTATCCCAATATTAGATTGTTCTCAGTGAACAAAAGAACATCTACATATCCACAGGAAGAGATAAGCGGTACATGGGTTGCCTGTACTCCCGAAACCATGCAGGATTTTAGTGCGGTTGCCTATTTCTTTGCTAGAAACCTTCAAAAAGAAATGAATATTCCCATAGGTTTGATAGATAATGCATGGGGCGCCACCAGTGCGGAAGTGTGGACCCCAAAATCTGTTTTTGATGCACATTCAGATTTAGTGGAAGCCCATAAAAAAGTAGCAGCCAACAAGTGGGTTACCGTTGAAAAATCTGTTTTGTATAATGGTTTAATAGCCCCGTTGACCAAATTTAAGATAGGTGGTACAATTTGGTATCAGGGCGAATCTAATACGGCAAATGCAGAAAGCTACCAAAAGCTTTTTACAAATATGATTACTTCATGGCGAAATGCCTGGAACATTGATTTTCCTTTTTATTATGCCCAAATAGCACCCTTTAAATATGGACAAGAATTTGCCGGGGGCGTGGTACGCGATCAACAAAGAAGAACATTGGGATTGAAAAATACAGGTATGGTCATGACCAGTGATATCTGCACTATAGAAGATATTCATCCTTTAAACAAGCAAGATGTAGGGTTAAGACTAGCGAACATAGCACTTAAAGAGCACTATGGATTTTTGGAGGATAAAGAAATTTACGGACCTCTTTACAAAGATTTTACAATTGACGGAAATAAAGTAGAAGTTCATTTTAGTCATGCCGATGGCTTGTATAATAAAGGAAAAAAAATTACGCTATTTGAAATTTCCAATGCCCAAGGAGAGTGGTTTCCGGCTAAAGCAAAATTGAAGAATGAAACGGTATTAGTAAGTGCCAAAGAGGTTAAAAAACCTACAGCAGTTAGGTATGCCTGGAAGAGTACGGATATAGCCACTTTGTACAATAGTGCGGGTTTACCGGCTTCTACATTTAAGACAGAGAAGTTAAATGATCAAAAGTGA
- a CDS encoding TolB family protein, giving the protein MNNSFKISLLFACMATMGYGQDLAYNDSSTSFLERKVTEVSNRTDNYNKLKSLGYSDEEIFEDLGNANFLTKKYENALYWYGRLMEISEDGTLKKSYQKRFDHAVSQLGKEVQNEIADENWTELVKDDYKMTRNVIHPRLTSNNRRNFLPWDDNQMSSEFAATTKTPAKKASGEYAPPVALTNGGNTAYYSKTVYRKPVTGMFSKKKAVHKIYKADKVGGEWKKITEVAVCPGDYSAKHPAVSPDGSRLFFASNMPGTYGEYDIYVATIQKNGMLGQAKNLGEKVNTAKNDIHPNPISNGSLVFASDGREGYGGLDVYMVEVGQRSVGLAVNMGNTINSSYDEYSVNLLQGDGSGYVVSNRIAKGKHTQNVAFNLNDKPINERDRDDRFLEAFNSEKQMQYSSSVFEDE; this is encoded by the coding sequence ATGAACAATTCATTTAAAATTAGCCTTTTGTTCGCCTGTATGGCAACCATGGGTTATGGCCAAGATTTGGCCTACAACGATTCTTCAACCAGTTTTCTTGAAAGAAAGGTTACAGAAGTTTCTAACCGCACAGATAATTACAACAAGTTAAAATCACTTGGTTATTCAGATGAAGAAATCTTTGAAGACCTAGGTAATGCCAATTTCCTGACCAAAAAATACGAGAATGCCTTATACTGGTATGGCAGACTTATGGAAATTTCTGAAGATGGTACCTTAAAGAAAAGTTACCAAAAAAGATTTGATCACGCCGTTTCTCAGTTAGGTAAAGAGGTACAAAACGAGATTGCCGATGAAAACTGGACAGAGCTGGTTAAAGATGACTATAAGATGACCCGTAATGTTATTCACCCACGTCTTACCTCAAACAACAGACGAAATTTTTTACCGTGGGATGACAACCAGATGAGTAGCGAATTTGCAGCTACAACAAAAACACCGGCAAAAAAAGCATCAGGTGAGTACGCTCCGCCAGTGGCGTTGACCAATGGTGGTAATACGGCATACTATAGTAAAACCGTATATCGTAAACCCGTAACCGGCATGTTCTCCAAGAAAAAAGCAGTCCATAAAATTTATAAAGCTGACAAAGTAGGCGGCGAGTGGAAAAAAATAACCGAAGTAGCGGTTTGTCCAGGTGATTACTCGGCAAAGCACCCAGCCGTATCACCAGATGGCAGTAGATTGTTCTTTGCTTCTAATATGCCGGGAACGTATGGTGAGTATGACATTTATGTGGCAACCATTCAAAAAAACGGAATGTTGGGTCAGGCGAAGAATCTAGGTGAAAAGGTCAATACCGCTAAAAATGATATTCACCCTAACCCTATATCTAACGGTAGTCTAGTATTTGCCTCTGACGGTAGGGAAGGCTATGGAGGTTTAGATGTGTACATGGTAGAGGTTGGTCAACGTAGTGTAGGGCTGGCGGTTAACATGGGTAATACAATTAACAGCTCTTATGACGAATACTCCGTAAACTTATTGCAAGGTGATGGTTCCGGTTACGTGGTATCTAACAGAATTGCAAAAGGTAAGCATACACAGAACGTAGCATTTAACTTAAATGATAAACCTATAAACGAAAGAGACAGAGATGATCGTTTCTTGGAAGCTTTTAACTCAGAAAAACAGATGCAATATTCTAGCTCTGTATTTGAAGATGAATAA
- a CDS encoding response regulator transcription factor: MKSSNIRIIVLEKDTSLHTVYRNHFEEIEGYEVVGSYTSAKDAIKDFKFTRPQIVLSEIELNDMNGVDAIKLFKKKDWEIKIVMFSENNDFEVIKNAFKKGANGYLTKPLTLDKLEHALKSMEKEGAAMSNDIVKKIISNFHRKTFAFFSERENQIVDFLCQGATYKMIAQKLFVTPSAVNFHIQNIYLKLDVNSKSEALSKLEQLQNQL, from the coding sequence ATGAAAAGCTCAAATATTAGAATAATAGTATTGGAAAAAGATACCTCACTGCATACCGTTTATAGAAATCATTTTGAGGAAATAGAAGGTTATGAAGTAGTGGGCAGTTACACGTCTGCCAAAGATGCCATCAAAGATTTCAAGTTTACAAGACCTCAAATTGTACTTTCTGAAATAGAATTGAACGATATGAACGGCGTAGATGCCATTAAATTGTTTAAAAAGAAAGACTGGGAAATCAAAATTGTAATGTTCAGTGAAAATAATGATTTTGAAGTGATTAAGAATGCGTTCAAAAAAGGAGCAAATGGTTACCTAACAAAACCATTGACCCTGGATAAATTGGAACACGCCCTAAAGAGTATGGAAAAAGAAGGTGCGGCAATGAGTAATGATATAGTCAAGAAAATCATTAGCAATTTTCATAGAAAAACCTTTGCTTTTTTCTCAGAAAGAGAAAATCAGATCGTAGATTTTTTATGTCAAGGAGCTACTTATAAAATGATTGCCCAAAAGCTTTTTGTAACACCAAGTGCAGTAAATTTCCATATTCAGAATATCTATTTAAAGTTAGATGTTAACTCTAAATCAGAAGCACTTTCTAAATTGGAACAATTACAAAATCAGCTATAA
- a CDS encoding LacI family DNA-binding transcriptional regulator, whose protein sequence is MKKVTLKDIAGHFKVSISTVSKAINDSHEISIDLKEKIQAYAKEKHYKPNRLALNLLNKSTKTIGVVVPNILNYFFVQVLYGIEKVANESGYNIISCISNESSAKETKTLEFFDAGTVDGVIMSLAEESQNEDKHDALTDIINNDIPVVLFDRVSDNVQCDKVVVDDFEAGYKITKYLVQIGCKNIAVVNPISSSSVGKLRLLGYKKALQEFEIPFDPKLVINLTVKDDLDLLMSFLLNYKTIEGIIGIDELIAVQVLEVVKARGYKVPNDISIIGFTNGQLSKYVTPSLTMVSQHGKYIGEQTAKLLINRIKNPELPYETKTVKTSLLVRDSTKKLQ, encoded by the coding sequence ATGAAAAAAGTTACCCTAAAGGATATTGCAGGACATTTTAAGGTGTCTATCTCAACCGTTTCAAAAGCGATAAATGATAGTCATGAGATCAGCATTGACCTAAAGGAAAAAATACAGGCCTACGCAAAGGAAAAGCACTACAAACCTAATAGGTTGGCACTGAATTTATTGAATAAAAGCACCAAAACTATTGGTGTCGTAGTTCCCAATATTTTAAATTACTTCTTTGTTCAGGTGCTGTATGGTATTGAAAAGGTCGCTAATGAAAGCGGTTATAATATCATTAGTTGTATTAGCAATGAATCTAGTGCAAAGGAGACCAAAACTTTAGAGTTTTTTGATGCCGGTACAGTAGATGGCGTAATCATGTCATTGGCAGAAGAGAGTCAGAATGAAGACAAGCATGATGCACTCACCGATATCATTAATAATGACATTCCCGTAGTTCTTTTTGACCGAGTGTCAGATAATGTGCAGTGTGATAAGGTTGTGGTAGATGATTTTGAAGCCGGTTACAAGATTACCAAATACTTGGTGCAAATAGGCTGTAAAAATATAGCGGTAGTAAATCCCATATCAAGTTCCAGTGTCGGAAAATTAAGGTTGTTGGGCTATAAAAAAGCATTGCAGGAATTTGAAATTCCTTTCGATCCCAAATTGGTAATTAACCTAACGGTGAAAGATGATTTGGATCTGTTAATGTCTTTTTTGTTGAATTATAAGACCATTGAAGGTATCATAGGTATTGATGAGCTTATTGCGGTACAAGTGTTAGAAGTTGTAAAGGCAAGAGGCTACAAGGTGCCCAATGATATTTCAATAATAGGTTTTACGAACGGGCAGTTGTCAAAGTATGTTACACCATCATTGACCATGGTTAGTCAGCACGGTAAGTATATTGGTGAACAAACGGCTAAATTGCTGATCAACAGAATTAAAAATCCTGAGTTGCCTTACGAGACCAAAACAGTGAAAACCAGTTTGCTGGTAAGAGATTCCACTAAAAAATTACAATAG
- a CDS encoding PorP/SprF family type IX secretion system membrane protein: protein MESPYKISSFLIALFLLALVQTVKGQETNANLGSSSTYHNQLFFNRFFINPTFSLVRENKSYLNILHRNQYATFDDNSQNYFLGFSNKLNDHTAVGIGVYSQWSGVVQEFGFNANYASSVRLGDKSVLTFGTNVTYFNQGLDKNRVVVSTDDPEIADARKESKIAVQPGINLSLGSFDFGLYAEDLVKYNQTTNEFLTDLSTKSVKASVQYTHSFEHSRGLFENARLMPMAQVGQNYDGSLYYFGSMLLDLPNYGWLQTTVDQEYGVAAGVGFNLSEKMSLGYLMEKDLSSDDANLGWNHEITLAYKFKDDDLAISVADNSSDNQIDNIVRNYEEQIANLIEERDSARKASRRKQESSSNAPVSESSLAYENKIILDELILRQDSIESERIAAFEERFELIVRMLRNDIDTTIKSSLQDFSVEENTSYVNNDIVDDAIDFVTEPADAFATGTTSTSSNTSTAATSTSSRRANFKEFPSTRDNFKEMPVKMLVDSDAIDMNSGYYVIANVYSQTKYMNAFMKDLREKGLDPKQFYNKENGLYYVYLADYDYKNEAQMAASTDLNGKYNQEKWIMQVNEATATASNTFEDDYISRE, encoded by the coding sequence ATGGAAAGTCCGTATAAAATCAGTAGTTTTCTTATTGCTTTATTTTTATTGGCTCTTGTCCAAACAGTAAAAGGTCAAGAAACCAATGCAAACTTAGGCTCCAGTAGTACCTACCACAATCAATTATTCTTCAACAGGTTTTTTATAAACCCAACATTCTCTTTGGTACGTGAGAACAAATCATATTTGAACATTCTACATAGAAACCAATATGCAACCTTTGACGACAACAGTCAAAACTACTTTCTAGGTTTCAGTAATAAGTTAAATGACCATACAGCTGTAGGTATTGGCGTATATAGCCAATGGTCTGGTGTGGTTCAAGAATTTGGTTTCAATGCCAACTACGCATCATCTGTTCGTTTAGGAGACAAATCTGTATTAACGTTTGGTACCAATGTAACTTACTTTAATCAAGGTTTGGACAAGAATAGAGTTGTTGTAAGTACAGATGACCCAGAGATAGCAGATGCTAGAAAAGAAAGTAAAATTGCGGTACAACCAGGTATCAATCTATCACTTGGTAGTTTTGATTTTGGACTGTATGCAGAAGATTTAGTAAAATACAATCAAACAACGAACGAATTTTTGACCGATTTGTCAACCAAGAGTGTTAAGGCATCGGTTCAATATACCCATTCATTTGAGCATTCAAGAGGACTTTTTGAAAATGCGAGATTAATGCCAATGGCTCAAGTAGGGCAAAATTATGATGGTAGCCTGTACTACTTTGGTTCCATGTTATTAGACTTACCAAATTATGGTTGGTTGCAAACTACGGTAGACCAAGAATATGGTGTAGCAGCTGGTGTAGGTTTTAACTTAAGTGAAAAAATGTCTTTAGGTTATTTAATGGAGAAAGATCTATCAAGTGATGATGCCAACCTTGGTTGGAACCATGAGATTACATTGGCATATAAGTTTAAAGATGATGATTTGGCCATTTCGGTAGCAGATAATTCATCGGACAATCAAATAGATAATATCGTAAGAAATTATGAAGAGCAAATAGCCAATTTAATAGAAGAAAGAGATAGTGCAAGAAAAGCAAGTAGAAGAAAGCAAGAAAGTAGTTCTAATGCACCTGTTTCAGAAAGTAGTTTGGCTTATGAAAATAAAATAATCTTAGATGAACTGATTCTTCGTCAAGATTCAATTGAGAGTGAAAGAATAGCAGCGTTTGAAGAGCGTTTTGAGCTAATTGTAAGAATGTTGCGTAACGATATTGATACTACCATTAAAAGCTCTTTACAAGACTTTAGTGTAGAGGAAAACACCTCATATGTAAACAATGATATCGTGGATGATGCTATAGATTTTGTAACAGAGCCTGCCGATGCATTTGCTACGGGTACAACATCAACATCTTCAAATACATCTACAGCGGCAACATCGACTTCTTCAAGAAGGGCGAACTTCAAGGAGTTTCCATCAACAAGAGATAATTTTAAAGAAATGCCTGTTAAAATGTTAGTGGATTCAGATGCAATAGATATGAATTCAGGATATTATGTTATCGCAAACGTATACAGCCAAACAAAGTATATGAATGCATTTATGAAAGATTTACGTGAAAAGGGTTTGGATCCAAAGCAATTTTACAATAAGGAGAACGGTCTATATTATGTATACTTGGCAGACTATGATTATAAGAACGAGGCACAAATGGCTGCAAGTACGGATTTAAACGGTAAATACAATCAAGAGAAATGGATCATGCAAGTGAACGAAGCAACTGCAACAGCATCCAATACTTTTGAAGACGATTATATAAGTAGAGAATAA
- the xylA gene encoding xylose isomerase, with protein MANKEYFKGIDKIKFEGKESDNPLAFKYYNPEQVVAGKTMREHFKFSTAYWHTFCGQGSDPFGPGTQSFEWDKSSDAVQAAKDKADAAFEFFDKIGFDYYCFHDFDLIQEAPTFAESEKRLATITDYLKEKQKESGKKLLWGTANCFSNPRYMNGAATNPDFNVVARAGGQIKLALDATIALGGENYVFWGGREGYMSLLNTDLGREVDHMGQFLTMARDYARSQGFKGNFFIEPKPMEPMKHQYDFDCATAIGFLKEYGLEKDFKMNIEVNHATLAQHTFQHEIAVAAKAGMLGSMDANRGDYQNGWDTDQFPNNIQETTEAMLVFLAAGGLQGGGVNFDAKIRRNSTDLEDVFHAHIGGADTFARALITADKIISSSSYNKLRENRYSSFDSGKGKDFENGKLDLKDLYNIASENGELDLQSGKQELFENIINQYI; from the coding sequence ATGGCAAACAAAGAATACTTTAAAGGTATAGACAAAATTAAGTTTGAAGGAAAAGAATCCGATAATCCGTTGGCATTTAAATATTACAACCCAGAACAAGTTGTAGCGGGTAAGACCATGCGTGAGCACTTTAAGTTCTCCACGGCATATTGGCATACCTTCTGTGGTCAAGGATCAGACCCATTTGGACCTGGTACGCAGAGTTTTGAATGGGATAAATCATCCGATGCGGTACAAGCGGCTAAAGATAAGGCAGATGCTGCATTTGAATTCTTTGATAAAATAGGATTCGATTACTACTGTTTTCATGATTTCGATTTAATTCAAGAAGCACCCACCTTTGCTGAATCTGAAAAAAGATTGGCAACAATTACGGATTACCTGAAAGAAAAACAGAAGGAATCCGGGAAAAAATTGCTTTGGGGTACGGCCAATTGTTTCTCAAACCCAAGATACATGAACGGTGCAGCTACTAATCCAGATTTTAACGTTGTGGCAAGAGCCGGTGGTCAAATTAAATTGGCATTAGATGCTACCATAGCTTTAGGAGGGGAAAATTATGTATTCTGGGGCGGTAGAGAAGGTTATATGTCCTTATTGAACACAGATTTAGGTCGTGAGGTAGATCATATGGGACAATTCTTGACCATGGCGAGAGATTATGCACGTAGTCAAGGCTTTAAGGGTAATTTCTTTATTGAGCCAAAACCTATGGAGCCAATGAAGCATCAATATGATTTTGATTGTGCTACGGCAATTGGTTTCTTAAAAGAATATGGTTTGGAGAAAGATTTTAAAATGAACATTGAGGTCAACCATGCAACGTTGGCGCAGCATACTTTTCAGCATGAAATTGCGGTTGCCGCAAAAGCAGGTATGTTAGGTAGTATGGATGCAAACCGTGGAGATTACCAAAACGGTTGGGATACCGATCAGTTCCCTAACAACATTCAGGAAACTACAGAAGCTATGTTGGTATTCTTAGCTGCAGGCGGTTTACAAGGTGGAGGTGTCAATTTTGATGCTAAAATTAGAAGAAATAGTACCGATTTAGAAGATGTATTCCATGCACATATTGGCGGAGCAGATACTTTTGCCAGAGCATTGATCACTGCGGATAAGATTATTTCTTCCTCTTCATATAACAAATTGCGTGAAAACAGATACAGCTCTTTTGACTCAGGTAAGGGTAAAGATTTCGAGAACGGTAAATTAGATTTGAAGGATCTTTACAATATTGCCAGTGAAAACGGAGAGTTAGATTTACAGAGTGGTAAGCAAGAATTGTTTGAGAACATCATCAATCAATACATATAG
- a CDS encoding xylulokinase gives MYHLGLDIGSSSIKIALVNASTGKSVGVVTEPETEMSMEAVKNGWAEQSPLDWWRYVCSGIDKLCTQEKIEKSDISGIGISYQMHGLVLIDKEGNPLRKSIIWCDSRAVGIGQHAYEEMGANTCNSHLLNSPSNFTASKLKWVKENEPDIYAQIYKMMLPGDFIAYKLSGVVNTTVSGLSEGIFWDFKSDAIAEILLDHYGLEKEMIPDIVDTFSVQSKVNEKGASESGLQIGTPILYRAGDQPNNALTLNVFNPGEVAATGGTSGVVYAVTDNLSVKESSRVNNFAHVNYSLGKPARIGKLLCINGAGIQYRWLLNNLNVSSYEEMNILANEVPIGCDGVSMIPFGNGAERMLESKEVGTRIINLNLNNHGKGHLCRAALEGIAFSFVYGMEIMESDGIKVNVMRAGNDNLFRSEIFSTTVATLIGYDIEIYNTTGAIGAARAANLHKGDFKAFGKTVLDNDYVMTFSPKEDKTAYKNAYATWKNELELILNNL, from the coding sequence ATGTACCATTTAGGATTAGATATAGGAAGCTCATCTATTAAGATAGCCTTGGTAAATGCTTCAACGGGAAAGAGCGTTGGGGTAGTTACTGAACCAGAGACAGAAATGTCTATGGAGGCTGTAAAAAATGGTTGGGCAGAACAAAGTCCATTAGATTGGTGGCGTTATGTTTGTAGCGGCATTGACAAACTATGTACACAAGAAAAAATTGAAAAATCAGATATATCGGGTATCGGTATATCCTATCAAATGCACGGTCTAGTGCTTATTGATAAAGAAGGGAATCCACTTAGAAAATCTATTATATGGTGCGATAGTAGGGCAGTGGGTATAGGTCAACATGCATATGAAGAAATGGGGGCCAATACCTGTAATTCGCATCTACTGAACTCGCCATCTAACTTTACGGCTTCTAAATTAAAATGGGTAAAGGAAAATGAGCCCGATATCTATGCGCAAATCTATAAAATGATGCTTCCGGGCGATTTTATCGCCTATAAGTTATCTGGTGTGGTAAATACTACAGTTTCCGGCTTGTCAGAAGGTATATTCTGGGATTTTAAAAGTGATGCCATAGCAGAAATTCTACTTGATCATTACGGACTGGAAAAAGAGATGATTCCAGATATTGTGGATACCTTTTCTGTACAATCTAAAGTAAATGAAAAAGGTGCATCTGAAAGTGGGCTACAAATAGGTACGCCAATTCTTTATCGTGCAGGAGACCAACCCAATAACGCTTTGACCCTAAATGTATTTAATCCGGGTGAAGTAGCGGCAACGGGCGGCACATCTGGTGTTGTATATGCAGTGACGGATAATCTTTCTGTAAAAGAAAGCTCAAGGGTAAACAATTTTGCACATGTAAACTACTCTCTTGGAAAACCCGCTAGAATAGGAAAATTACTTTGTATTAACGGAGCAGGAATACAATACCGGTGGTTACTTAATAATTTAAATGTCTCCTCTTACGAAGAAATGAATATACTGGCCAACGAAGTGCCGATCGGGTGCGATGGGGTATCCATGATTCCCTTTGGTAACGGGGCAGAAAGAATGCTGGAAAGTAAGGAAGTGGGTACTAGGATCATCAACCTAAATCTGAACAATCACGGAAAAGGGCACTTGTGCCGTGCAGCATTGGAAGGTATTGCCTTTTCTTTTGTTTACGGTATGGAAATTATGGAATCTGACGGAATAAAAGTAAATGTAATGCGCGCCGGGAACGATAACCTATTTCGTTCAGAAATATTTTCAACTACGGTAGCCACTTTAATTGGTTATGATATTGAAATTTATAATACCACTGGGGCGATCGGTGCAGCAAGGGCGGCCAATCTGCATAAAGGAGATTTTAAAGCTTTTGGTAAAACGGTTTTGGATAATGATTATGTAATGACCTTTAGTCCAAAAGAAGATAAAACGGCATATAAAAACGCGTATGCCACCTGGAAAAATGAATTGGAATTAATATTGAACAACTTATAA